From the genome of Deinococcus sp. AJ005, one region includes:
- a CDS encoding CinA family nicotinamide mononucleotide deamidase-related protein, protein MLLAEIISVGTELLFGEIVDTNAAFLARELGERGVILHRKTVLGDNLGRVSAAITLALSRADLVILGGGLGPTDDDLTRESIADALGETPGEDPELLAWLEGMYAARGREMPQVNRKQTWLIPSAEALPNPVGTAPGWFVRTGGKYVVALPGPPREMHKMWREQVLPRLPLPDHALVSTTIHTQGIGESNVAELLAGLTQNANPSVATYARKTGVDVRVAASAETEAQARELMAPLLETVRAHLSRWTWGEDGQTLAGALGDGLAGRRLGVIEAGSAGALCGLLADTAGFLDAAVTGDHARLITLGLTPVTLRDAGLVSEGAALELAAGAREHLGADIGLAVVVSVMGENAGQVHAAVSSEKGHKAASVNWPGDAAQMRERAAVTALALAYRALRAGGELA, encoded by the coding sequence ATGTTGCTAGCAGAAATTATCAGCGTGGGAACAGAGCTGCTGTTTGGTGAGATCGTGGACACCAACGCGGCCTTTCTGGCACGCGAACTGGGCGAACGGGGCGTCATCCTGCACCGCAAAACGGTGCTGGGCGACAACCTGGGACGCGTCAGTGCGGCCATTACGCTGGCCCTGTCGCGCGCCGATCTGGTGATTCTGGGCGGCGGCCTGGGACCCACCGACGATGACCTGACCCGCGAATCCATTGCCGACGCGCTGGGAGAAACGCCGGGCGAAGACCCCGAATTACTGGCGTGGTTGGAAGGCATGTACGCCGCCCGTGGGCGCGAGATGCCGCAGGTCAACCGCAAGCAGACGTGGCTGATCCCCAGTGCCGAGGCGCTCCCCAATCCGGTGGGAACCGCGCCGGGCTGGTTCGTGCGGACTGGGGGTAAATATGTCGTCGCCCTGCCCGGCCCACCCCGCGAGATGCACAAGATGTGGCGTGAGCAGGTACTGCCGCGTCTGCCGCTGCCGGATCACGCGCTGGTTTCCACCACCATCCACACCCAGGGCATCGGCGAGAGCAACGTGGCCGAGCTGCTGGCCGGGCTGACCCAGAACGCCAATCCCAGCGTCGCCACCTACGCCCGCAAGACCGGCGTGGACGTGCGCGTGGCGGCCAGCGCCGAAACTGAAGCGCAGGCCCGTGAGCTGATGGCCCCGCTGCTGGAAACGGTGCGTGCCCACCTGTCGCGCTGGACCTGGGGCGAGGACGGGCAGACGCTGGCCGGGGCGCTGGGCGACGGATTGGCAGGCCGCAGGTTGGGCGTCATTGAGGCAGGCAGTGCAGGTGCATTGTGTGGCCTGCTGGCCGATACAGCGGGCTTTCTGGACGCCGCCGTGACCGGGGACCACGCCCGCCTGATCACGCTGGGCCTGACCCCCGTGACCCTGCGCGACGCCGGACTGGTCAGCGAGGGGGCCGCGCTGGAACTGGCCGCCGGGGCGCGTGAACACCTGGGCGCAGACATAGGGCTGGCCGTGGTGGTCAGCGTGATGGGCGAGAACGCCGGGCAGGTTCACGCCGCCGTAAGCAGCGAGAAGGGCCACAAGGCCGCCAGCGTCAACTGGCCCGGCGACGCCGCGCAGATGCGCGAACGTGCCGCCGTGACCGCGCTGGCGCTGGCATACCGGGCACTCAGAGCAGGCGGGGAGCTGGCATGA
- the thpR gene encoding RNA 2',3'-cyclic phosphodiesterase: MPAAPVQGVRRVTQPRRKDEAEASAPRKAQEQTASAEFRQRTERQSAQATRGRQAPEEHTPTTGRFFYALKVPASITGPLSEAQRKLKGNWRTTGREQMHVTLCYLPSAPLDRLAELKVLGARLTENLGPMDVKLRGTGYFPNEGSPRVWFVKVEAEGLDELAAALRTGVQDLGIETEELGFKAHITLARRKGPAPRVPPMNFELGWKAGGATLQRSHLQKTGPIYEQVSTFRFQVESPAAAPPNEHPPTDNPPSRTQQTEAQEPS; the protein is encoded by the coding sequence TTGCCCGCCGCCCCGGTTCAGGGGGTCCGGCGGGTGACCCAGCCGCGCCGGAAGGACGAGGCCGAAGCCAGCGCACCCCGCAAAGCGCAGGAGCAGACCGCATCGGCGGAGTTCAGGCAGCGCACCGAGCGTCAATCCGCGCAGGCCACGCGGGGCAGGCAGGCTCCAGAGGAACACACGCCCACCACCGGACGTTTCTTCTATGCCCTGAAGGTTCCCGCCAGCATCACTGGCCCGCTGTCCGAGGCGCAGCGCAAGCTGAAAGGCAACTGGCGCACCACCGGGCGCGAGCAGATGCACGTCACGCTGTGTTATTTGCCGTCCGCACCGCTGGACCGACTGGCCGAACTCAAGGTGCTGGGTGCACGCCTGACGGAGAATCTGGGACCGATGGACGTCAAGTTGCGCGGCACCGGCTACTTTCCCAACGAGGGCAGCCCGCGCGTGTGGTTCGTCAAGGTGGAGGCCGAGGGACTGGACGAACTGGCCGCCGCCCTTCGCACCGGGGTGCAGGACCTGGGCATAGAAACCGAGGAACTGGGATTCAAGGCCCACATCACCCTGGCCCGCCGCAAGGGACCCGCGCCGCGCGTGCCGCCTATGAATTTTGAACTGGGCTGGAAGGCGGGCGGGGCGACGTTGCAGCGGTCACATCTTCAGAAGACGGGGCCGATCTATGAGCAGGTCAGTACCTTCCGTTTTCAGGTAGAAAGTCCAGCCGCAGCACCACCAAATGAACACCCTCCCACTGACAATCCGCCCTCTCGTACACAGCAAACAGAAGCACAGGAGCCATCATGA
- the recA gene encoding recombinase RecA, with protein MSKENPKEYSAAPSDSKERQKAIETAMSQIEKAFGKGSIMKLGAESKLDIQVISTGSLSLDLALGVGGIPRGRVTEIYGPEAGGKTTLALSIVAQAQKAGGTCAFIDAEHALDPVYARALGCNTDELLVSQPDNGEQALEIMELLVRSGAIDVVVVDSVAALTPRAEIEGEMGDSLPGLQARLMSQALRKLTAILSKTGTAAIFINQVREKIGVMYGNPETTTGGRALKFYSTVRLDVRKIGQPIKVGNDAVANTVKIKTVKNKVAAPFKEVELALVFGKGFDQLSDLVGLAADMDIVKKAGSFYSYGDERIGQGKEKAIAYIAERPDMEQQIRDRVMASIKSGGASEKPSPPVEQKITALAE; from the coding sequence ATGAGCAAAGAGAACCCCAAGGAATACAGCGCCGCCCCCAGCGACAGCAAGGAGCGCCAGAAGGCCATCGAAACGGCGATGAGCCAGATCGAGAAAGCCTTCGGCAAGGGCAGCATCATGAAGCTGGGCGCGGAGAGCAAGCTTGATATTCAGGTGATCTCCACCGGTAGCCTGTCGCTTGATCTGGCGCTGGGCGTGGGCGGTATTCCGCGCGGGCGCGTGACCGAGATTTACGGCCCGGAAGCGGGCGGCAAGACCACGCTGGCCCTGAGCATCGTGGCGCAGGCGCAGAAGGCCGGGGGGACGTGCGCGTTTATTGACGCCGAGCACGCCCTTGACCCGGTCTATGCCCGCGCGCTGGGCTGCAACACCGATGAACTGCTGGTGTCCCAGCCCGACAACGGTGAACAGGCACTGGAAATCATGGAATTGCTGGTGCGTTCCGGTGCAATTGACGTCGTGGTGGTGGACAGCGTGGCCGCCCTGACCCCCCGCGCCGAAATTGAAGGCGAGATGGGCGACAGCCTCCCTGGCCTCCAGGCCCGCCTGATGAGCCAGGCGCTGCGCAAGCTGACCGCGATCCTGTCCAAGACGGGAACCGCCGCCATCTTCATCAACCAGGTGCGCGAGAAGATCGGCGTGATGTACGGCAACCCCGAGACCACCACCGGGGGCCGCGCGCTGAAGTTCTATTCCACCGTGCGTCTGGATGTCCGCAAGATCGGCCAGCCCATCAAGGTAGGCAACGACGCCGTGGCAAACACGGTCAAGATCAAGACCGTCAAGAACAAGGTTGCTGCCCCCTTCAAAGAAGTGGAACTGGCGCTGGTCTTCGGCAAGGGCTTTGACCAACTTAGCGATCTGGTGGGTCTGGCCGCCGATATGGACATCGTCAAGAAGGCGGGCAGCTTCTACAGCTACGGCGACGAGCGCATCGGCCAGGGCAAGGAGAAGGCCATTGCCTACATCGCCGAGCGCCCCGACATGGAGCAGCAGATCCGTGACCGCGTCATGGCGAGCATCAAGAGCGGCGGTGCGTCCGAGAAGCCTTCACCCCCCGTCGAGCAGAAAATTACCGCTCTGGCGGAGTAA
- the era gene encoding GTPase Era, translating into MTDSFFPPDPVEDGPNAASHDATSPSFAGTSPEGEQTYSGFVAIVGKPNVGKSTLLNSFLNTKVAPTSPRPQTTRRGVRGIHTTDTQQIVFVDTPGLHKAKDALGKYMNHEVHSALSDVDAILWVVDLRHPPGDEDRLVARQIRDLPKPLFMVGNKLDVSKYPDEAMKLYRALLEGRTAQTGEIALSAQNQPEAVATLREQILEVLPENPFFYPRGAASDQTREMWASEIIREEAMKKLRDELPYAVATRVNRWTEREDGLQRIEGEIIVEKNAHKGMVIGAGGKQLREIGQAARKQLEIFLNRKVFLGLEVIVINGWREDPEALRELGYE; encoded by the coding sequence ATGACTGATTCTTTCTTTCCACCCGATCCAGTCGAGGACGGCCCGAACGCTGCCTCGCACGATGCCACCTCTCCCAGCTTTGCCGGAACCAGCCCCGAGGGTGAACAGACCTACTCCGGCTTCGTGGCGATTGTCGGCAAGCCCAACGTGGGCAAAAGCACGCTGCTCAATTCGTTTCTGAACACCAAAGTCGCGCCCACCAGCCCGCGCCCGCAGACCACCCGGCGCGGCGTGCGCGGGATCCACACCACCGACACGCAGCAGATCGTTTTCGTGGATACCCCCGGCCTGCACAAAGCGAAAGACGCCCTCGGCAAGTACATGAACCACGAGGTCCACAGCGCCCTGAGCGATGTGGATGCCATTCTGTGGGTGGTGGACCTGCGCCACCCGCCTGGCGACGAGGACCGACTGGTGGCCCGCCAGATTCGTGACCTGCCCAAACCGCTGTTTATGGTGGGCAACAAGCTTGATGTGTCCAAATACCCGGACGAGGCCATGAAGTTGTACCGCGCCCTGCTGGAAGGCCGCACCGCCCAGACCGGCGAGATTGCCCTGAGCGCGCAGAACCAACCTGAAGCGGTGGCGACTCTGCGTGAGCAGATTCTGGAAGTGCTGCCCGAAAACCCCTTCTTTTATCCGCGCGGCGCGGCCAGCGACCAGACCCGCGAGATGTGGGCCTCCGAGATCATCCGCGAGGAAGCCATGAAAAAGCTGCGCGACGAGCTGCCCTACGCGGTGGCCACCCGCGTCAACCGCTGGACCGAGCGCGAGGACGGTCTACAACGCATTGAGGGCGAGATCATCGTGGAGAAGAATGCCCACAAGGGGATGGTCATCGGCGCAGGCGGCAAGCAACTGCGCGAGATCGGTCAGGCGGCCCGCAAGCAACTGGAAATCTTCCTCAACCGCAAGGTCTTTCTGGGTCTGGAAGTCATCGTGATCAACGGCTGGCGCGAGGACCCCGAGGCTCTGCGGGAACTTGGGTACGAGTAA
- a CDS encoding SDR family oxidoreductase, with product MTIPTSTALITGASSGIGEAIARQLAAHGANLILVARSERKLQVLAEDLTRQYGIRAEVIAIDLSHPDAGKLLQDEVTARGLHVDLLVNNAGFGGFSEFARQDQAEIGEMIAVNIMALTDLTRRFLPAMLERGRGRVLNVASTAGFIPGPLMAVYYATKAYVLSFSEAVNEELRGTGLSVTALCPGPVDTGFQDAATLNESKLMTGVTRLAMLDVETVARIGVEAMLRGQGVAVAGLANKVQVSAFRLLPRAAAARIIAGVQARREE from the coding sequence ATGACCATCCCAACTTCCACCGCCCTGATCACCGGCGCCAGCAGCGGCATCGGCGAAGCGATAGCCCGGCAACTGGCCGCCCACGGCGCGAACCTGATTCTGGTGGCCCGCAGCGAACGCAAACTGCAAGTGCTGGCCGAAGATCTGACACGCCAGTACGGGATTCGTGCTGAAGTGATCGCTATTGATCTCTCTCATCCTGATGCCGGGAAACTACTTCAGGACGAGGTGACGGCGCGTGGCCTGCACGTTGATCTGCTGGTCAACAACGCCGGATTCGGCGGCTTCAGCGAGTTTGCCCGCCAGGATCAGGCTGAAATTGGCGAGATGATCGCGGTGAATATCATGGCGCTGACCGATCTGACCCGCCGTTTTCTGCCCGCCATGCTGGAGCGTGGGCGGGGCCGGGTGCTGAACGTTGCCAGCACCGCTGGTTTTATTCCCGGTCCTCTGATGGCGGTGTATTACGCCACCAAAGCCTATGTCCTGTCCTTCAGCGAGGCGGTGAACGAGGAGTTGCGGGGCACCGGCCTGAGCGTCACGGCCCTGTGCCCCGGACCGGTGGACACCGGTTTTCAGGATGCGGCCACGCTGAACGAGAGCAAGTTGATGACCGGCGTGACCCGGCTGGCGATGCTGGATGTGGAGACGGTGGCCCGCATCGGCGTAGAGGCCATGCTGCGCGGTCAGGGGGTGGCAGTGGCCGGACTTGCCAACAAGGTTCAGGTCTCGGCCTTCCGGCTGCTGCCGCGCGCCGCCGCCGCCCGGATTATCGCGGGCGTGCAGGCGCGGCGGGAGGAGTAA
- a CDS encoding YIP1 family protein: MRSPVTSGPEVSLQDMFAQSTAVITQPSVATFERYEKRGGLQSAFIYVMVAAVVSALIAALFSFFHSDVTFFGQLFSRLITIPIQFLIFTGAVYLIGGSLFKGTGTYPEVAYTFALFFVPLTIISTIIGIIPILGWLVSFVIGLVMIYFGYLAVQSSMNLREQVPAIATLVLAGIANFAVGAVLGGLFVVGRIASGS, encoded by the coding sequence ATGAGAAGCCCTGTCACCTCCGGCCCTGAAGTCAGTCTTCAGGACATGTTCGCGCAGAGTACCGCCGTGATCACCCAGCCCAGCGTGGCCACGTTTGAGCGCTACGAGAAACGCGGCGGCCTCCAGAGTGCCTTCATCTACGTGATGGTGGCCGCCGTCGTCTCGGCCCTGATCGCCGCCCTGTTCTCGTTCTTCCACTCGGACGTCACCTTCTTCGGACAACTGTTCTCGCGCCTGATCACCATTCCCATCCAGTTCCTGATCTTCACCGGGGCCGTCTATCTGATCGGTGGCAGTCTGTTCAAGGGAACCGGCACCTACCCGGAGGTGGCCTACACCTTTGCGCTGTTCTTTGTGCCGCTGACCATCATCAGCACCATTATCGGGATCATTCCCATCCTGGGTTGGCTGGTGTCCTTCGTGATTGGTCTGGTCATGATCTACTTCGGCTACTTGGCCGTGCAGAGCAGCATGAACCTGCGCGAACAGGTGCCCGCGATTGCCACGCTGGTCCTGGCCGGGATTGCCAATTTCGCCGTCGGGGCCGTGCTAGGAGGGCTGTTCGTGGTGGGCCGGATCGCGTCGGGCAGCTAA
- a CDS encoding transglutaminase family protein, with protein MRCEIRHTTEYHYPKPAWNSFNQVRLHPSNETRQSVRLFHLNVTPDAEITSHKDYFGAIVHHVHVHEHHRHLLIEAQAIVDTHAVTLPISTPFSELRPERGRNSEFLVPSPRVPSGRWPELFGVARPGPDDDLPGFLLELTSHLRRRFTYDPGATDVRTPLAEFAQTGHGVCQDFTHAMLGITRQLGIPARYVSGYLYSGGEMRGAEATHAWVECLIPGYGWLGYDPTNDCLALEKHIKIGHGREYSDVSPVRGTYFGGGQGMLEVAVHVYADQ; from the coding sequence ATGCGTTGCGAAATCCGGCACACCACCGAGTACCACTACCCCAAGCCCGCCTGGAACTCCTTTAACCAGGTCAGGCTGCATCCTTCCAATGAGACGCGCCAGAGCGTGCGGCTGTTTCACCTGAACGTGACCCCTGACGCCGAGATCACCTCGCACAAGGATTACTTCGGGGCCATTGTCCACCACGTTCACGTCCACGAACACCACCGCCATCTGCTGATCGAGGCGCAGGCGATTGTGGACACGCACGCCGTCACGCTGCCCATTTCCACACCATTCAGCGAACTGCGGCCCGAGCGTGGGCGCAACTCCGAATTTCTGGTCCCCAGCCCGCGTGTTCCCAGCGGCAGATGGCCCGAGTTGTTCGGCGTGGCCCGCCCTGGCCCCGACGACGACCTGCCCGGATTTTTACTGGAACTGACCAGTCACCTGCGCCGCCGCTTTACCTATGATCCGGGGGCCACCGATGTGCGGACCCCGCTGGCCGAGTTCGCGCAGACTGGGCATGGCGTGTGCCAGGACTTTACGCATGCCATGTTGGGCATCACCCGGCAACTGGGAATTCCGGCCCGTTATGTCAGCGGCTACCTCTACAGCGGCGGCGAGATGCGCGGCGCGGAGGCCACCCACGCCTGGGTGGAGTGCCTAATTCCCGGTTACGGCTGGTTGGGCTATGATCCCACCAACGACTGTCTGGCGCTGGAAAAACACATCAAGATCGGCCACGGGCGCGAATACAGCGACGTCTCTCCGGTGCGCGGGACCTATTTTGGCGGCGGCCAGGGCATGTTGGAAGTGGCGGTACATGTTTACGCGGATCAGTAG
- a CDS encoding alpha-E domain-containing protein, which yields MLLLSRLAENLFWIGRYVERAENTARLLNVNYYAGLEISGRAREYWTPLLELTGGEAQLRAKYGRLDARSVSSWMAFDRDNPSSIASSLARARENARGLRDRLPSEMWESLNRSYLTLCFENVDVLDRDGLFEYCTAARDASQFFFGIAFATLPRDEGWSFMRAGQMLERGDNTLRVLQSRFKDADALAARGDPAGRALQDQRWVSTLKGASANEAYRKRVQTGITPMRVTEFLLLDEYFPRSARYSAMNLSEALEQIDRHHPGAHPEILRLSRWLVARLQYARVHDIIEKEDPGLETLVQDFNRVGAAITSAYFEEE from the coding sequence ATGCTGCTCTTATCCCGACTGGCCGAGAACCTGTTCTGGATCGGGCGTTACGTGGAGCGCGCCGAGAACACCGCCCGCCTGCTGAACGTCAATTATTACGCTGGCCTGGAAATCTCGGGCCGCGCCCGTGAGTACTGGACGCCGCTGCTGGAACTGACGGGGGGCGAGGCGCAACTGCGCGCCAAGTACGGACGCCTGGATGCCCGCAGCGTCAGTTCGTGGATGGCCTTTGACCGTGACAATCCCTCCAGCATCGCCAGCAGTCTGGCCCGCGCCCGCGAGAACGCCCGTGGCCTGCGTGACCGCCTGCCCAGCGAAATGTGGGAATCGCTGAACCGCTCTTACCTGACGCTATGTTTTGAGAATGTAGACGTGCTGGACCGCGACGGCCTGTTCGAATACTGCACCGCCGCGCGTGACGCCTCTCAGTTCTTTTTCGGGATCGCCTTTGCCACCCTGCCGCGCGACGAGGGCTGGTCGTTCATGCGCGCTGGGCAGATGCTGGAACGCGGGGACAATACCCTGCGCGTGCTGCAAAGCCGGTTCAAAGACGCCGACGCTCTGGCCGCACGCGGCGATCCGGCGGGCCGCGCCTTGCAGGACCAGCGCTGGGTCAGCACCCTCAAGGGGGCCAGCGCCAACGAGGCGTACCGCAAGCGCGTGCAGACCGGAATCACACCCATGCGTGTGACCGAATTCCTGCTGCTGGACGAGTATTTTCCGCGCAGCGCACGGTACAGCGCCATGAATCTCAGCGAGGCGCTGGAGCAGATCGACCGCCATCATCCCGGCGCACACCCGGAGATTCTGCGGCTGTCGCGCTGGCTGGTGGCCCGGCTGCAATATGCCCGCGTCCACGACATTATCGAGAAGGAAGATCCGGGCCTCGAGACCCTGGTGCAGGACTTCAACCGTGTCGGCGCGGCCATTACCTCGGCTTATTTCGAGGAGGAATGA